A genomic window from Camelus ferus isolate YT-003-E chromosome X, BCGSAC_Cfer_1.0, whole genome shotgun sequence includes:
- the GABRQ gene encoding gamma-aminobutyric acid receptor subunit theta: MSIRGMLRVAVLLLLIRTWLAEGNDPSPSPKFHFELPSTVPEVLNVFNCKNCANEAVVQKILDRVLSKYDVRLRPNFGGAPVPVGVSIYVSSIEQISEMTMDYTVTMFFHQTWKDPRLAYYETNLNLTLDYRMFEKLWVPDCYFLNSKDAFVHDATVENRVFQLHPDGTVRYGMRLTTTAACSMNLQKFPLDKQTCKLEVESYGYTVEDIVLYWEGNENAIQGTENLHIPQFSFLGKMMTSKEVFFYTGSYMRLILRFLVKREITSYLVQIYWPTILTTVVSWISFWMNYESSAARVTVGLTSMLVLNAINSHLRDKLPQVSCIKAIDIYMVVCFFFVFLSLLEYVYINYLFYSRRLPQLSQRQLRRALSALARYSYRETKRPQEEVTLSMEESINHVTNADEASPIPPSSPTVIVHAGNDFMSLSAISLKNDQVDIEDENGSPPSIPVQSSLASLESLSSLASMSKQAPLASSESLSSLSSLSDQSWLATGESMSDLPSTSEQALHSYGIHFNGMENADSIIPTEIRNRAEARAEICDPEDPKESSSSDESHGYGPSRRHLLVHGQRCVQEASYDLDEMLSTLDEICSTLSEIHSLPEDIKVESGYLDLEKQLKRDIDSAWSLNVDDASSFDQDKDSNFFESDDSCPPSPRCSFSKQFSSKLFNPDYVPEVDRCSRVLFPVAFVVFNIAYWAYHIN, encoded by the exons ATGAGCATCCGAGGGATGCTGCGAGTCGCTGTGCTCCTGCTGCTCATCAGAACCTGGCTCGCGGAGGGCAACGACCCCAGTCCCAGCCCGAAATTCCACTTCGAGCTCCCTTCCACCGTACCTGAAGTCCTGAACGTCTTCAACTG CAAAAATTGTGCAAATGAAGCTGTGGTGCAGAAGATTTTGGACAGGGTGCTGTCGAAATATGATGTCCGTCTGAGGCCCAATTTTGGAG GTGCCCCTGTGCCCGTGGGAGTATCTATCTATGTCTCCAGTATTGAACAGATCTCAGAAATGACTATG GACTATACTGTTACAATGTTTTTCCATCAGACCTGGAAGGATCCACGTTTAGCATACTATGAGACCAATCTGAACCTGACCCTGGACTATCGGATGTTTGAGAAGTTGTGGGTCCCTGACTGCTACTTTCTAAACAGCAAAGATGCTTTTGTGCATGATGCGACTGTGGAAAATCGCGTGTTTCAGCTTCACCCAGATGGAACAGTGCGGTATGGCATGCG ACTCACCACCACAGCAGCTTGTTCCATGAATCTGCAAAAATTCCCTCTGGACAAGCAGACCTGCAAGCTGGAAGTGGAGAGCT ATGGCTACACAGTGGAAGACATTGTATTATACTGGGAAGGTAATGAGAATGCCATCCAGGGGACTGAGAATCTGCACATCCCTCAGTTCAGCTTCCTGGGAAAGATGATGACTAGCAAAGAGGTGTTTTTCTACACAG GTTCCTACATGCGCCTGATACTGAGGTTCCTGGTCAAGAGGGAAATCACCAGCTACCTTGTGCAGATCTATTGGCCTACCATCCTCACCACTGTTGTCTCTTGGATATCATTTTGGATGAACTATGAATCCTCTGCAGCCAGGGTGACAGTCG GTCTGACTTCAATGCTCGTCCTAAATGCCATTAACTCACATCTGCGGGATAAACTTCCCCAAGTTTCCTGTATCAAAGCCATCGACATCTATATGGTGGTATGCTTCTTCTTCGTGTTCCTGTCCTTGCTGGAATATGTCTACATCAACTATCTTTTCTACAGCCGAAGACTACCCCAGCTATCTCAGAGGCAACTCAGAAGAGCTCTAAGTGCCTTGGCCCGCTACAGCTACCGGGAGACAAAG AGACCCCAGGAAGAGGTGACTCTGTCAATGGAAGAGAGCATCAATCATGTTACAAATGCTGATGAGGCAAgtcccatccctccttcctccccaacaGTGATTGTTCATGCAGGGAATGACTTCATGAGTCTATCTGCTATCTCCTTGAAGAATGACCAAGTTGACATAGAAGATGAGAATGGTTCTCCTCCCTCCATACCAGTGCAGTCCAGCCTAGCAAGCCTGGAAAGCCTCAGCTCTTTGGCCTCCATGTCAAAGCAGGCACCGCTGGCCTCCTCAGAAAGCCTCAGCTCACTGTCTTCTCTCTCAGACCAGTCCTGGCTGGCCACTGGAGAAAGCATGAGTGACCTCCCATCCACCTCAGAGCAGGCCCTGCACAGCTATGGCATTCACTTTAATGGTATGGAGAATGCTGACAGTATTATCCCCACTGAAATCCGCAACCGTGCTGAGGCCCGTGCTGAGATCTGTGACCCAGAAGACCCCAAAGAGAGCTCCAGCTCTGACGAAAGCCATGGCTATGGCCCCAGTAGGAGGCATCTGCTTGTTCACGGCCAGAGGTGTGTGCAAGAAGCAAGCTATGACCTTGATGAGATGCTTAGCACCCTTGATGAGATCTGTAGCACCCTTAGTGAGATTCATAGCTTGCCTGAGGACATCAAAGTTGAGAGCGGGTACCTTGACCTTGAAAAGCAACTCAAACGTGATATTGATAGTGCCTGGAGCCTTAATGTTGATGATGCTAGCAGCTTTGATCAAGACAAGGACAGTAACTTCTTTGAGTCTGATGACAGTTGCCCCCCAAGCCCTAGGTGCTCCTTCAGTAAACAGTTCTCCTCCAAGCTCTTCAACCCTGACTATGTCCCTGAGGTTGACAGGTGCTCCAGGGTCCTCTTCCCTGTTGCCTTTGTGGTGTTCAACATTGCTTATTGGGCATACCATATCAATTAG